The following are encoded in a window of Chitinophagaceae bacterium genomic DNA:
- a CDS encoding SBBP repeat-containing protein, with the protein MATGNAVFVDASGNIYSTGYFRGTVDFDPGPAVYNLTTVTGLNIILVDIYVTKFDAAGNFVWAKQMAGILPPTNTNDADMGRGITVDASGNVYVTGYFIGTTDFDPGPGVLNLTSLGIGVPDVFVLKLDASGNLVWVKQFGNAALAFTDKAYSIAVDANGNVYTTGLFYLTVDFDPGPGVYNLTATGGFNSFISKLDAAGNFVMAKQIGAGSTETRARSITVDAAGNIYTTGNFFATGDFDPGTGTYNLTALGDEDIFVSKLDPTGNFLWVKQMGGANTYFGDEGTSIAVDAAGNVCTTGFFSGTCDFDPGPGVYNKTALYARDAFVSKLDAGGNFVWAAQFGGTGLWQHDDMGYVIKTDANNNVYTVGYFNATVDFDPGPGIYNLSCPNNNNHLFVSKLTAGGNFSWAIDLDLSNYVGDFEGYGFDIHSSGDFFITGYFNGTRDFDAGAGIFNMTTSSSRDAFVAKYTQSCTTPITPAVNITANPSGAICAGTPVTFTATVSNAGGGAINYNFKVNGASVQNGTSNTFTTTTLANGNTVTCDITVSGGACLASPTASSNTINMLVNPILTPVVNISANPGGAICAGISVTFTATPTNGGSTPAYQWKVNGINVGTNSPVYTSSTLVNGDIVNVIMTSNANCVLPVTATSNSIIMLVNPILTPAVNITANPPGAICAGTSVTFTATPTNGGSTPAYQWKVNGINVGTNAATYNSASLVNGDIVNVILTSNANCVSPATATSNSITMFVNPNLTPAVNITANPPGAICAGTSVTFTATPTNGGSTPAYQWKVNGINVGINSPVYTSSALVNGDIINVIMISNANCVSPATVTSNSITMLVNPVLTPAVNITANPPGAVCAGTSVTFTATPTNGGGTPAYQWKVNAINVGTNAPTFTSSTLSNADVVEVILTSNATCAFPTTASSNTITMTVTAALAPAVGITASATSICAGTSVTFTATPTNGGSSPAYQWKVNGINVGTNSAVYNSSTLANGDLVNVNMTSSLTCALPASATSNTIAMVVNPNVTPGVTIAANPPGPVCAGTSVTFTATASNTAGGTINYDFKVNGTSVQNSASNTHTSSTLANGNTVTCDITITGGNCLTSTSATSNTITMAVNPNLTPSVNITANPPGNICSGTPVTFTAAANNTGGGTINYDFKVNGASVQNGALNTFTSSTLANGNTITCDITVTGGNCMASTTATSNLITMNVTPTVIPSVAITASATTICAGTPVTLTANPTNGGVTPAYQWQVNGINVGTNASAYTSASLANGDIVTVIMTSNANCVSPTTAGSNNIIMIVNQNITPAVNLTANPAGPVCVGSSVLFTAASSNNGGGTINYNFKVNGTSVQNGTSNTYTSATLTNGNTVTCDIAVTGGNCLVSTTASSNIISMNIVSPPAISVSANPAGNICAGTSVSFTANPLNAGTSPAYQWQVNGVNVGTNSLTYLSNSLADGDKIYCIMNTVSICSISPFVYSDTINMTVKPIPVITLNPTNPTIFSGNSIQLNAQITGNIATYLWSPSTTLNNPAISNPVAKPTNTTVYKLSVNSVDNCYAEKNITVTVIKHIYIPNSFTPNGDGINDIFRIPPSITFTLQYFLIFDRYGNEVFKTTDINKGWDGTYKGAKQPNGTYTYLIKGYDLKREISLNGNVLIIR; encoded by the coding sequence ATGGCAACAGGGAATGCCGTATTTGTTGATGCCAGCGGGAACATTTATTCAACAGGATATTTTCGGGGAACCGTGGATTTTGATCCGGGGCCGGCTGTATACAATCTCACTACGGTTACCGGGCTGAATATTATTTTAGTTGATATTTATGTTACAAAATTTGATGCAGCCGGTAATTTTGTTTGGGCAAAACAAATGGCAGGTATATTACCACCCACAAATACTAATGACGCGGATATGGGACGGGGTATTACTGTTGATGCAAGTGGAAATGTTTATGTGACCGGCTATTTTATAGGCACAACTGACTTTGACCCTGGACCAGGAGTTTTAAACCTTACAAGCCTGGGAATTGGAGTACCTGACGTATTTGTATTAAAACTTGATGCCTCCGGTAATTTAGTTTGGGTAAAACAATTTGGAAATGCAGCTCTTGCATTTACGGATAAGGCTTATTCTATAGCAGTTGATGCAAACGGAAATGTTTATACAACGGGGCTTTTCTATCTCACAGTAGATTTTGATCCCGGACCCGGAGTTTATAACTTAACTGCCACGGGTGGGTTCAATTCATTTATCTCCAAACTTGATGCAGCAGGCAACTTTGTGATGGCAAAGCAAATAGGTGCAGGAAGCACTGAAACTAGGGCCCGGTCGATCACGGTAGATGCTGCCGGGAACATTTATACAACAGGCAATTTTTTTGCCACCGGCGATTTTGATCCCGGAACTGGAACCTATAACTTAACCGCACTGGGTGACGAGGATATTTTTGTCTCAAAACTTGACCCCACAGGTAATTTTTTGTGGGTAAAACAAATGGGTGGGGCTAATACTTACTTCGGTGATGAGGGAACCTCCATTGCTGTTGATGCTGCAGGAAATGTTTGTACAACAGGTTTTTTTAGCGGAACCTGTGATTTTGATCCCGGGCCGGGTGTATATAATAAAACGGCGCTGTATGCAAGGGATGCCTTTGTTTCAAAACTCGATGCCGGAGGAAATTTTGTATGGGCAGCACAATTTGGCGGTACCGGTTTATGGCAACATGATGATATGGGGTATGTTATTAAAACCGATGCGAATAATAATGTTTATACCGTTGGCTATTTTAATGCCACGGTTGATTTTGATCCGGGTCCCGGTATTTATAATCTGTCATGTCCTAATAATAACAATCACTTGTTCGTTTCTAAACTTACTGCAGGTGGAAATTTTTCCTGGGCGATAGATCTTGATCTTTCAAATTATGTTGGAGATTTTGAAGGATATGGTTTTGATATTCATTCCTCAGGGGATTTTTTTATAACAGGTTACTTTAACGGCACCAGGGATTTTGATGCCGGGGCCGGAATATTTAATATGACCACATCTTCCAGCCGTGATGCCTTCGTAGCAAAATATACGCAAAGCTGTACCACACCGATCACTCCTGCAGTAAACATCACTGCAAATCCTTCAGGTGCTATCTGTGCAGGCACACCGGTAACTTTCACAGCCACTGTTTCAAATGCAGGCGGAGGAGCCATTAATTATAACTTTAAGGTGAACGGGGCAAGTGTTCAGAACGGCACTTCCAATACTTTTACTACTACAACATTGGCGAATGGAAATACCGTGACCTGTGACATAACGGTTAGTGGAGGGGCCTGCCTGGCTTCCCCCACAGCTTCTTCCAATACCATAAACATGCTGGTGAATCCGATCTTAACCCCTGTTGTAAATATTTCGGCCAACCCCGGTGGCGCAATCTGTGCCGGTATTTCAGTAACCTTCACTGCAACACCAACCAATGGAGGCAGTACACCGGCCTATCAATGGAAGGTTAACGGAATAAATGTGGGAACAAATTCACCGGTGTATACCAGCAGTACTTTAGTCAATGGAGATATTGTAAATGTTATCATGACCTCCAATGCAAACTGTGTTTTGCCAGTTACTGCAACTTCCAACAGTATTATTATGTTGGTGAATCCGATCCTCACTCCTGCTGTGAATATTACCGCTAACCCTCCAGGTGCTATCTGTGCAGGGACTTCGGTGACCTTTACTGCAACGCCAACTAATGGTGGCAGCACGCCCGCCTATCAATGGAAGGTAAACGGAATAAATGTGGGAACAAATGCGGCAACATACAACTCTGCTTCCCTGGTCAATGGAGATATTGTAAATGTTATCCTGACCTCCAATGCAAACTGTGTTTCGCCGGCTACTGCAACTTCTAACAGTATTACAATGTTCGTGAATCCAAACCTCACTCCTGCGGTGAATATTACAGCTAACCCTCCAGGCGCAATCTGTGCCGGCACTTCAGTAACTTTTACTGCAACACCAACGAATGGAGGCAGCACACCGGCCTATCAATGGAAGGTTAATGGAATAAATGTGGGAATAAATTCACCGGTGTATACCAGCAGCGCTTTGGTCAATGGTGATATTATAAATGTTATTATGATCTCCAATGCAAACTGTGTTTCGCCGGCTACTGTAACTTCCAACAGTATTACTATGCTGGTGAACCCCGTCCTCACCCCTGCAGTGAATATTACGGCTAACCCGCCGGGCGCTGTCTGTGCCGGCACTTCAGTAACTTTTACAGCAACGCCAACCAATGGGGGAGGTACACCCGCTTATCAATGGAAGGTTAACGCAATAAATGTGGGAACAAATGCACCGACATTTACTTCATCCACTTTGAGCAATGCTGATGTAGTAGAAGTTATTCTTACTTCAAATGCCACTTGTGCTTTTCCAACTACTGCAAGTTCCAATACTATTACCATGACCGTAACCGCAGCCCTGGCACCCGCTGTTGGAATTACCGCATCAGCTACCAGTATCTGTGCAGGCACTTCAGTAACTTTTACGGCTACGCCAACGAATGGAGGAAGTTCCCCGGCCTATCAATGGAAGGTTAATGGAATAAACGTGGGAACAAATTCAGCTGTGTATAATAGCAGCACTTTGGCCAATGGTGATCTTGTTAATGTTAATATGACATCGAGTTTGACCTGTGCATTACCAGCTTCGGCTACATCAAATACAATCGCTATGGTTGTGAATCCGAATGTAACGCCGGGTGTAACCATTGCTGCCAACCCCCCCGGCCCGGTTTGCGCAGGCACTTCAGTAACCTTTACTGCCACCGCTTCTAATACCGCAGGTGGTACGATCAATTATGATTTTAAAGTTAATGGAACCTCTGTGCAGAACAGTGCATCCAATACACATACCAGTTCTACACTGGCTAATGGAAATACCGTTACCTGTGATATAACGATTACCGGTGGTAACTGCCTCACTTCAACTTCAGCCACTTCGAATACCATTACAATGGCAGTGAATCCGAATCTGACACCATCAGTAAACATTACCGCCAATCCTCCTGGGAATATTTGTTCGGGTACTCCAGTAACTTTTACTGCTGCCGCAAATAATACCGGAGGTGGTACCATTAATTACGATTTTAAAGTAAATGGGGCCAGTGTTCAGAACGGAGCTTTAAATACATTCACCAGTTCAACACTTGCAAACGGAAATACCATTACTTGCGATATAACTGTGACTGGTGGGAACTGCATGGCTTCCACCACGGCTACTTCTAATTTAATAACCATGAATGTCACTCCAACAGTGATTCCTTCTGTTGCCATAACTGCGTCAGCAACCACCATATGTGCCGGCACACCCGTTACTTTAACGGCCAATCCTACCAATGGAGGAGTCACACCTGCTTATCAGTGGCAGGTGAATGGAATTAATGTAGGAACAAATGCTTCGGCATATACTTCAGCTTCATTAGCCAATGGCGATATTGTTACTGTGATCATGACCTCCAATGCAAACTGTGTATCACCGACCACTGCCGGTTCCAACAACATTATAATGATCGTGAACCAAAACATAACTCCTGCCGTTAACCTTACAGCTAACCCTGCAGGTCCCGTGTGTGTTGGCAGTTCAGTATTGTTTACAGCTGCTTCATCCAACAACGGAGGTGGTACCATAAATTATAATTTTAAGGTTAATGGAACCAGTGTTCAGAATGGGACTTCCAATACCTATACCAGTGCCACATTAACCAATGGTAATACAGTTACCTGTGATATAGCTGTAACCGGTGGTAACTGCCTGGTTTCAACAACTGCTTCTTCCAACATCATCAGTATGAATATTGTTTCTCCACCTGCAATAAGTGTTTCAGCAAACCCAGCCGGTAATATTTGTGCAGGAACATCTGTAAGTTTTACAGCTAATCCTTTAAATGCAGGAACAAGCCCCGCTTACCAATGGCAGGTAAATGGAGTTAATGTAGGAACAAACAGTTTAACCTATTTAAGTAATTCTTTAGCTGACGGGGATAAAATATACTGTATCATGAACACTGTTTCGATATGTTCAATTTCACCTTTTGTTTATTCTGACACGATCAACATGACTGTTAAACCAATTCCTGTTATTACATTGAACCCAACCAATCCAACGATATTTTCCGGCAATTCAATCCAGTTAAATGCACAGATAACCGGGAATATAGCTACATATCTTTGGTCGCCGTCCACCACTTTAAATAATCCTGCTATATCTAATCCAGTTGCAAAACCAACAAATACTACAGTTTATAAATTGTCAGTAAACTCGGTTGACAACTGCTATGCTGAAAAAAACATTACGGTGACTGTCATTAAGCACATATATATCCCTAACTCCTTTACGCCAAATGGTGATGGTATTAATGATATTTTCCGAATACCTCCATCAATTACTTTTACTCTCCAATACTTTTTAATATTTGACAGGTACGGAAATGAGGTTTTCAAAACCACAGACATTAACAAAGGATGGGATGGAACCTATAAAGGTGCAAAACAACCTAATGGTACATACACTTATTTGATAAAAGGATATGATTTAAAAAGAGAAATATCACTTAACGGAAACGTA